The Rhododendron vialii isolate Sample 1 chromosome 8a, ASM3025357v1 genome has a window encoding:
- the LOC131297882 gene encoding caffeic acid 3-O-methyltransferase-like, with amino-acid sequence MEPCYRDNRDEDKDDEKQYSYAMEVIRSSVLPLVLKAVIELEALDIIAKEGPGAQLSASEIASRLPPSAAASGRNPDAPEMLDRMLRFLASHSILTCSAAISSSDDPTTTGPAAPVGETRVYGLAPVAKYFVPDQDGVSLGYLLFMSQDKVHINSWYELKGAVLEGGIPFERVHGMHAFEYCGKDVRFNEVFNKAMQCGTKLLIKKIVHSYKGFEQLQSLVDVGGGLGVSLSLITAKYPHIKAINFDLPHVIQQAPPYPGVEHVGGDMFENVPKGDAIFTKRVLHDWSDDQCLQILKNCHKALPEHGKVIVVETILPAIVDTSDAARTAFHIDLLMMTELGGKERTEQEYRTLAVGAGFSGIKLDCYACTLWVMEFYK; translated from the exons ATGGAGCCATGTTATAGAGATAACAGAGACGAAGACAAAGACGACGAAAAGCAGTATAGCTATGCCATGGAAGTGATACGCTCCTCAGTGCTGCCATTGGTGTTGAAGGCGGTGATAGAGTTAGAAGCGCTAGACATCATAGCCAAGGAGGGTCCTGGAGCCCAACTCTCTGCCTCGGAAATCGCGTCGCGGTTGCCACCCTCTGCTGCTGCATCCGGTCGCAATCCGGACGCGCCCGAGATGCTGGACCGGATGCTGCGTTTCCTGGCCAGCCACTCAATTCTCACATGCTCGGCCGCCATCTCCTCCTCGGATGACCCAACGACGACTGGGCCTGCTGCCCCAGTCGGCGAGACAAGAGTGTATGGGCTGGCACCTGTGGCCAAATACTTCGTTCCCGACCAAGACGGAGTCTCGTTAGGGTACTTGCTGTTCATGTCCCAGGACAAAGTCCACATTAACAGCTG GTACGAACTAAAAGGGGCAGTTTTGGAAGGAGGGATACCCTTCGAACGGGTACACGGGATGCATGCATTTGAATACTGCGGGAAAGATGTGAGGTTCAATGAGGTATTCAACAAGGCCATGCAATGTGGCACCAAACTTCTCATCAAGAAAATCGTGCACTCCTACAAGGGCTTTGAACAACTCCAAAGCCTTGTTGATGTTGGCGGCGGCCTTGGTGTCAGCCTCAGCTTGATCACCGCCAAGTACCCACACATCAAGGCCATTAATTTTGACCTCCCACATGTTATTCAGCAAGCCCCGCCCTATCCCG GGGTGGAACATGTGGGAGGAGATATGTTTGAAAATGTTCCAAAGGGTGATGCCATTTTCACGAAG CGTGTACTTCATGATTGGAGTGACGATCAATGTCTACAAATACTGAAGAATTGCCATAAAGCTCTACCGGAGCATGGAAAGGTAATTGTGGTGGAGACAATTCTTCCAGCGATCGTAGATACCAGCGATGCAGCAAGAACCGCTTTCCACATTGATTTGCTGATGATGACCGAACTCGGAGGGAAGGAGCGCACAGAACAGGAGTACCGGACCCTAGCCGTTGGAGCTGGATTTTCTGGCATCAAACTGGATTGTTATGCTTGTACTCTATGGGTCATGGAATTTTACAAGTAG
- the LOC131297885 gene encoding protein AE7-like 1 has protein sequence MTLGLINANPVVHAKKERIARTEDLHCDDAVDPLEIYDYVRDIRDPEHPYSLEQLSVLSEESIAVDEKLGRILITFTPTIQHCSMATVIGLCLRVKLKECFPPHFKVDIKVAPGSHANEESVNKQLNDKERVAAALENPNLRQLVDECLYSNEL, from the exons atgactCTGGGCCTAATTAATGCGAACCCAGTGGTTCACGCCAAGAAGGAGAGGATTGCTCGCACCGAAGATCTTCACTGTGATGACGCCGTTGATCCACTCGAAATCTATGAT TACGTGAGGGATATAAGAGATCCGGAGCATCCGTATTCACTGGAACAGCTCAGTGTTCTCTCTGAGGAGTCCATTGCCGTTGACGAGAAGCTCGGCCGTATTCT GATAACTTTTACCCCAACCATTCAGCACTGCAGCATGGCAACAGTAATTGGCCTTTGCCTTAGAGTTAAACTAAAGGAATGTTTCCCTCCACATTTTAAG GTAGACATTAAAGTGGCTCCTGGATCCCATGCAAATGAAGAATCAG TTAACAAGCAGTTGAATGATAAAGAAAGAGTTGCAGCTGCATTGGAGAATCCAAACCTCCGACAACTTGTGGACGAGTGCCTTTACTCCAATGAACTTTGA
- the LOC131297886 gene encoding protein REPRESSOR OF SILENCING 3 — translation MGGGERGPYNLENDEEKDESGTTTTTTTGTTEMTTRMRIFVGDLGLNVKAEDLQNTFSCLGKLESVEIIRNQGRSFAYFDFVPSSPKSLSKLFGTYNGCKWKGGRLRLEKAKEHYLLRLRKEWAEDAKFTNSEPSNTGTRKTGSPEEFNNILNPEKREFRLFFPKLKKVKELPFKGTGKHKYSFQRVEVPPLPVHFCDCEEHSHHSYTAEGKDFLDLEAQGGGLDKKELDMMKLVMNKLLEREYVPKTSSEGAGLVKEGDNTKPVEDLVSDGNETYDITDNVTGSVDYLVAGENEMDNMTDEDDLIINVVAGGKKGTQLSGKWAQEVNLSNEGKIVDELQASKHRPSEHVLKSQGRRIIASDKKRKSPPREEAHGNKFLSANQSGREGSTKKAHLHQTAQPIELESGSQTTNTNSGSKKFAWRDLAGGRGNNSFSISDIMQSTVPNREKFESDGFNVPDMKECQNENAVKNINLESQSNLIEKTEELAIAQPTKSYADVNKYARGASWLQKSSWTQLVSEKHGSFSISQLLPATSLEKQEQVEPKSAANSIGSTHSKLVKTGTCASVEDSSKASRVGNKDIVTALDSSNMIVLDTIALDPEPNLPKHLQTLGETDDKTAPKKNHAAAEQLSVRNFTTDGTCLFMRSAASMREWTKAKAALSGSLKKQSKKQLI, via the exons ATGGGAGGAGGGGAAAGAGGGCCGTATAATCTTGAGAATGATGAAGAAAAAGATGAGAGTGGTACAACAACAACCACGACTACAGGAACGACTGAAATGACAACAAGAATGAGGATATTCGTGGGGGATTTGGGATTGAATGTGAAGGCGGAAGATCTGCAAAACACTTTCTCTTGCTTGGGGAAGCTTGAATCTGTGGAGATCATTCGCAACCAAGGCCGCAGCTTCGCTTACTTCGACTTCGTCCCCTCGTCCCCCAAATCTCTCTCCAAACTCTTCGGCACG TATAATGGGTGCAAGTGGAAGGGAGGGAGGCTGAGACTTGAGAAGGCTAAAGAACATTATCTTCTTCGCTTGAGAAAGGAGTGGGCAGAAGATGCTAAATTTACCAATAGTGAACCTAGTAACACCGGAACTAGAAAGACGGGTTCTCCTGAAGAGTTCAATAATATCTTGAACCCAGAAAAGAGGGAATTTCGGCTTTTCTTCCCCAAACTAaaaaag GTGAAAGAATTGCCCTTCAAAGGGACTGGCAAGCACAAATACAGTTTCCAACGAGTAGAAGTTCCTCCTCTGCCAGTTCATTTTTGTGATTGTGAGGAGCATTCTCATCATTCTTATACTGCCGAAGGAAAAGATTTTTTGGATCTTGAAGCACAAGGTGGTGGGTTAGATAAGAAAGAGCTTGATATGATGAAGTTGGTGATGAACAAGCTCCTTGAGAGGGAATATGTTCCAAAGACTTCAAGCGAAGGGGCTGGATTGGTCAAGGAGGGAGACAATACTAAACCGGTTGAAGACCTGGTTAGCGATGggaatgaaacatatgatataACAGACAATGTCACTGGATCAGTTGATTACCTGGTTGCTGGTGAGAATGAAATGGATAATATGACTGATGAAGACGACCTCATAATCAATGTGGTGGCTGGGGGTAAAAAAGGAACACAGTTGTCAGGGAAATGGGCACAAGAAGTAAATTTGTCAAATGAG GGGAAAATAGTTGATGAACTGCAAGCTTCTAAACACAGGCCATCCGAGCATGTGCTCAAAAGTCAGGGAAGGAGGATTATAGCTTCTGACAAGAAGAGAAAATCACCTCCCAGGGAAGAGGCTCATggaaataaatttctctctGCTAACCAGTCCGGGAGGGAAGGGAGTACAAAAAAAGCCCATTTACATCAAACGGCTCAACCCATAGAATTAGAATCAGGTTCCCaaacaacaaatacaaattcaGGGTCAAAGAAGTTTGCATGGAGAGATCTCGCTGGTGGAAGGGGCAACAATTCGTTCAGCATCTCCGATATTATGCAAAGTACTGTTCCTAATAGAGAAAAATTCGAGTCTGATGGTTTTAATGTGCCCGACATGAAAGAGTGCCAAAACGAGAATGCGGTAAAGAATATAAACCTGGAATCCCAATCCAACCTTATTGAAAAGACCGAGGAACTTGCTATTGCTCAACCGACTAAATCGTATGCAGATGTAAACAAATATGCTAGAGGAGCTTCTTGGCTACAAAAGTCTTCGTGGACCCAACTGGTCAGTGAGAAACATGGTTCATTCAGCATATCGCAACTTCTGCCTGCTACAAGTTTGGAAAAACAAGAGCAGGTTGAGCCGAAGAGCGCCGCAAACTCAATTGGAAGTACACACAGCAAGTTGGTTAAGACAGGTACCTGTGCATCGGTTGAAGATAGTTCTAAAGCTTCGAGAGTTGGCAACAAGGATATCGTCACTGCTCTAGATAGCTCCAATATGATTGTTTTGGATACTATCGCTCTGGATCCTGAGCCAAATCTTCCAAAACATCTGCAGACTTTGGGAGAAACCGATGACAAGActgctccaaaaaaaaatcatgcagCGGCAGAGCAACTGTCTGTCAGAAACTTTACAACTGATGGAACTTGCTTGTTCATGAGGAGTGCTGCTTCCATGAGGGAGTGGACGAAGGCTAAAGCAGCTTTAAGTGGGTCACTCAAGAAGCAAAGCAAGAAGCAATTGATTTAA
- the LOC131297887 gene encoding organic cation/carnitine transporter 7-like isoform X2 — MVLHQSPPEFPGLVLSAILVDRIGRKLSMVIMFAMGCIFLLPLVFHQKEILTTCLLFGVRMCIMGTITVANIYAPEIYPTSIRATGYGLVSAVGRIGGMICPLVAVGLVTGCHQTAAILLFEAVMVVSGVSVMLLPLETNGRELTDIVAVPE, encoded by the exons AGTTCCCTGGACTTGTTTTATCTGCAATTCTTGTCGACAGAATCGGCCGCAAACTTTCCATGGTGATTATGTTTGCGATGGGTTGCATTTTCCTGCTTCCACTGGTTTTTCATCAGAAGGAGATTTTAACAACATGTTTACTGTTCGGGGTGAGAATGTGCATCATGGGAACCATTACTGTTGCCAATATTTATGCCCCTGAG ATATATCCAACATCTATAAGAGCAACTGGCTATGGACTCGTGAGTGCTGTGGGAAGAATCGGCGGCATGATATGCCCTCTTGTGGCCGTTGGATTGGTAACTGGTTGTCATCAAACAGCTGCAATCCTTCTGTTTGAGGCTGTGATGGTCGTTTCAGGGGTATCTGTTATGCTTCTTCCACTCGAAACCAACGGAAGGGAGTTGACTGATATTGTTGCTGTCCCTGAATGA